A DNA window from Fodinibius sp. Rm-B-1B1-1 contains the following coding sequences:
- a CDS encoding SusD/RagB family nutrient-binding outer membrane lipoprotein gives MNRSYLSKIKYVVSILLIAGLFVTCDSISDFGDMNEDPTQANSIEPGMLLTTVQLAAAGTRYEVWRAQLLYGSNVSQHTVNAFFGGGNNYTEVVDWLTAFWNTAYSGTGNSQRAQVKNIEGLIDQLEMRKEEGEEVGNMLATARIMRVFIYHRITDLYGDAPYSEAGKGAIDQEFTPAYDTQEEIYNDMFTELDEAVNQFDSSQPMFGSNDLMFGGDITQWQKFGNSLRLRLALRLVKVNESKAETEALAAIDAPGGVMTSNDDIAMIQHQSGPSSGPAGLNTNAISEAMNDGGDHEYVAQTMVDWLKNNNDPRLSIYAETDSSAYVGFPSGYTATSIQDHNSFNETTANYARVNSMLIDLDDPTFFQTYAEVEFMLAELAARNWTSDAAATHYENGVRAAMEYLSLYDEEGGADIADSDINNYLANNPFNAGGSTGDKLEQINEQYWAAVFLNGIEAWSNWRRSGYPDLEPALVDSNDPPAGNQTNGEIPRRLIYPEGTEGVLNAKNYDEVIERQGENDMVTRVWWDVE, from the coding sequence ATGAATCGATCATACTTATCTAAAATAAAATATGTAGTATCCATATTGCTTATTGCAGGATTATTTGTGACCTGTGATTCAATAAGTGATTTTGGAGATATGAATGAGGATCCGACTCAGGCTAATTCTATTGAGCCTGGTATGCTTCTTACGACCGTTCAGCTTGCGGCTGCCGGTACACGATACGAGGTATGGCGGGCTCAGTTATTATATGGTTCCAATGTGTCGCAACATACAGTCAATGCATTCTTTGGCGGCGGAAATAATTATACAGAAGTTGTAGATTGGCTTACAGCTTTTTGGAATACTGCTTATTCTGGGACTGGTAATTCACAACGAGCACAGGTTAAGAACATAGAGGGACTAATTGACCAGCTTGAAATGCGAAAAGAAGAGGGCGAAGAGGTCGGTAATATGCTGGCTACGGCACGTATTATGCGAGTATTTATCTACCATCGTATAACTGATCTCTATGGTGATGCTCCCTATTCAGAAGCTGGTAAAGGGGCAATTGACCAAGAGTTTACTCCTGCCTATGATACTCAGGAAGAAATATATAATGATATGTTTACTGAGTTGGATGAGGCAGTAAATCAGTTTGATTCATCGCAACCTATGTTTGGCAGCAATGACCTAATGTTTGGTGGCGATATCACACAGTGGCAAAAATTTGGAAACTCTCTTAGATTACGATTAGCTCTTAGGTTAGTTAAGGTGAACGAAAGTAAAGCCGAAACCGAAGCTTTAGCAGCAATTGATGCACCGGGCGGGGTAATGACGAGTAATGATGATATTGCGATGATTCAACATCAGAGTGGCCCGAGTTCTGGACCAGCAGGTCTTAATACCAATGCAATCAGTGAAGCTATGAACGATGGTGGGGACCACGAGTATGTAGCCCAGACAATGGTTGATTGGTTGAAAAATAATAATGATCCCAGGTTGAGTATTTATGCTGAAACTGATAGCTCAGCGTATGTTGGATTTCCCAGCGGATATACGGCAACTTCAATTCAAGATCACAACAGTTTTAATGAGACAACTGCAAACTACGCACGGGTAAACTCAATGTTAATAGACCTCGATGATCCTACATTTTTCCAAACCTATGCTGAGGTGGAATTTATGTTGGCGGAGTTAGCTGCCCGTAATTGGACATCGGATGCTGCAGCGACACATTATGAAAACGGCGTTCGTGCAGCGATGGAGTATCTCTCGCTTTATGATGAGGAGGGAGGTGCCGATATAGCTGATAGTGATATTAATAACTACCTGGCGAACAATCCGTTTAATGCAGGCGGTTCAACTGGAGATAAGCTCGAGCAAATTAACGAACAGTATTGGGCTGCAGTGTTCTTAAACGGCATCGAAGCCTGGAGCAACTGGCGAAGAAGTGGGTATCCCGATCTGGAGCCGGCCCTTGTTGATAGCAATGATCCTCCTGCCGGAAATCAAACAAACGGTGAAATTCCTCGGCGTTTAATTTATCCTGAAGGGACAGAAGGCGTTCTAAATGCTAAGAATTACGATGAAGTAATTGAGCGTCAGGGTGAGAATGATATGGTGACCCGTGTATGGTGGGATGTTGAGTAG
- a CDS encoding SusC/RagA family TonB-linked outer membrane protein has protein sequence MKKSYDTWFALLIKQNKFSRFIMGGICFVFLLIGGISPAQAQDFTVSGVVLSADAEEPLPGVNIVEVGTQQGTTTNAEGEFTLLVSSSEATLRFSFIGFASKDINIGGQSELTVRLEEQTEALDDVVVTALGLERQSKSLGYSVSEVSSEELVSATELNTANLLQGQIAGVNVSSTSGGQGSASRVTIRGASSLAGNNQPLYIVDGMPIDNSNLGSANIWGGFDGGDGISQINSEDIENISVLKGASAAALYGTRARDGVVQITTKSGQGLSQGPIVNFKSTLTIEDPLVGFTDYQDEYGQGNLGQKPQNQDEALATGLSSWGAPLDGSPVIQFDGQERAYKDQGNRLDNFYRTGLSSKSTLSLSGGNESSTYYFSSTYQNADNVVPNSGLERSSVTLRGTHSLGKFEADVKANYVNETANNRPWLSDSPGNANFAAAILPPNISMSALEDNYINEDGTEGVFQNANTFVNNPYWVTNQFDTDDTKDRIIGHVNLQYDIADWVSLNARTGLDWYTLRRTSLTPWGTAYRPNGDMSENEYRVMESTTDVILNINKELTSSIAVDASLGGTRSYKRNETVGVFGSTFKVPKLRTISNMANISPTYDFSERQINSVYGSAEFSYNDYLFFTVTGRNDWSSTLPEDENAFFYPSFSTSFVFSEAFSSNMPSWLSFGKVRASWAEVGSDTGPYQLNLTYGILDFTHQGQSAATISQDAIPLADLKPTSTEEVEVGLDLRFFDDRLNVDFTWYDRQTIDQILSTTVSNTTGYGSRVINAGRLDNTGFEVLLEGVPFTSGDLFWETGFNYSQNKSKVVALAGEQETLLLAESRTQNAGITATVGEEYGTIRGYEYMRDENGNIVHENGLPVQAEEQTILGKGTPDWTLGWNNTISYKNISLSALIDVNWGRQLYTGTNSYAYGAGLHENTLEGRSECDEAGAPYSPCFVADGVDIDGGPNETAVLPSAYYTEIGNNITEEFVHDANFIKLRQLQISYQLPQSLIAQIPVRSASISATGRNLFYIYDSVPNVDPESSINRNNAQGLELAGVPGARSYGFSINLGF, from the coding sequence ATGAAAAAGAGTTATGATACTTGGTTTGCACTTCTTATAAAGCAAAATAAGTTCTCTCGGTTTATTATGGGAGGGATCTGTTTTGTGTTCTTATTAATAGGTGGTATATCACCTGCTCAGGCACAGGATTTTACGGTTTCGGGGGTCGTTTTATCTGCCGATGCGGAAGAGCCGTTGCCTGGTGTTAACATTGTTGAGGTTGGTACTCAGCAGGGGACGACAACAAATGCAGAAGGAGAGTTTACCTTACTTGTGTCAAGCTCTGAAGCAACACTCCGATTTAGTTTTATAGGGTTTGCTTCTAAGGATATTAACATCGGTGGTCAATCAGAGTTGACTGTTCGATTAGAAGAACAGACCGAGGCACTTGATGATGTGGTTGTCACGGCCCTGGGACTTGAGCGACAATCCAAATCTCTGGGATATTCTGTAAGCGAAGTTAGTTCTGAAGAATTAGTTTCTGCAACAGAATTAAATACTGCAAATTTATTACAGGGACAAATTGCGGGTGTTAATGTAAGTTCAACTTCCGGGGGACAAGGTTCAGCTTCTCGGGTAACAATTCGAGGCGCATCATCGCTGGCTGGTAATAACCAACCACTTTATATTGTTGATGGTATGCCCATCGATAATTCAAATTTAGGTTCTGCCAATATTTGGGGTGGTTTTGACGGTGGAGATGGTATCTCACAAATCAATTCTGAAGACATTGAAAATATTAGTGTATTAAAGGGAGCCAGTGCTGCCGCACTTTATGGTACGCGGGCTCGAGATGGGGTCGTTCAGATTACTACAAAATCTGGTCAGGGTCTAAGTCAAGGGCCTATCGTAAATTTTAAGAGCACACTCACTATTGAAGATCCTCTTGTTGGTTTTACTGATTATCAAGATGAGTATGGGCAAGGTAATCTGGGGCAAAAACCCCAAAACCAAGATGAGGCTCTGGCTACTGGGCTAAGTAGTTGGGGAGCACCTCTGGATGGATCTCCAGTTATACAATTCGACGGTCAGGAACGGGCGTACAAAGATCAGGGCAACCGACTTGATAACTTTTATCGTACAGGTCTTTCCAGTAAAAGTACGCTCTCACTTTCAGGAGGAAATGAGAGCTCAACGTATTATTTTTCATCTACTTATCAGAATGCTGATAATGTTGTTCCTAATTCTGGACTCGAACGTAGTTCCGTCACATTGCGTGGTACACATTCATTAGGAAAATTTGAGGCAGATGTAAAAGCCAATTACGTTAATGAAACCGCTAACAATCGGCCTTGGCTTTCTGATAGCCCGGGTAACGCTAATTTTGCAGCAGCAATATTGCCGCCCAATATTAGTATGAGCGCTCTCGAGGATAATTATATAAATGAGGATGGAACTGAAGGGGTATTCCAAAATGCGAATACTTTTGTAAATAATCCCTATTGGGTGACCAATCAGTTCGATACTGATGATACAAAAGATCGGATCATTGGGCACGTAAATCTTCAGTACGATATAGCAGATTGGGTTTCTTTAAATGCACGTACCGGTCTTGACTGGTATACACTCCGTCGGACAAGCCTTACCCCTTGGGGAACGGCATATCGACCGAATGGTGATATGAGTGAGAATGAATATCGGGTTATGGAGAGCACTACCGATGTTATTTTAAATATCAATAAGGAACTTACCTCGTCTATTGCAGTCGATGCATCCTTGGGAGGGACCAGAAGTTATAAGAGAAATGAGACGGTAGGAGTTTTTGGAAGTACGTTTAAAGTACCCAAGCTGAGAACCATTTCTAATATGGCAAATATATCTCCTACTTATGATTTCTCAGAAAGACAAATTAATTCGGTCTACGGTTCGGCAGAGTTTTCTTATAATGATTATCTGTTCTTTACGGTGACAGGACGAAATGACTGGTCTTCAACACTTCCCGAGGATGAAAACGCATTCTTTTATCCTTCTTTTAGTACCAGTTTTGTTTTCTCCGAAGCATTTTCTTCAAATATGCCTTCATGGTTGAGCTTCGGTAAAGTACGAGCTTCCTGGGCTGAGGTTGGAAGTGATACGGGCCCTTATCAATTGAATCTAACTTATGGCATTTTGGATTTTACCCATCAAGGACAGTCAGCGGCAACAATTTCTCAGGATGCGATACCTTTGGCTGACTTAAAACCAACTTCGACAGAAGAGGTTGAGGTGGGACTTGATCTACGTTTCTTTGATGATCGGCTCAATGTCGATTTTACCTGGTATGACAGGCAAACCATTGATCAGATTTTGTCAACAACTGTATCTAATACTACAGGATATGGCAGCCGGGTTATCAATGCTGGTCGTCTGGACAATACAGGGTTTGAAGTATTGCTGGAGGGCGTTCCATTCACTTCGGGTGATCTGTTCTGGGAAACTGGATTTAATTACTCTCAAAACAAGAGCAAGGTTGTAGCTCTTGCCGGAGAACAAGAAACGTTGCTTCTGGCAGAGAGCCGAACACAGAATGCAGGTATTACTGCCACTGTCGGTGAGGAGTATGGCACAATAAGAGGCTATGAATATATGCGTGATGAAAATGGAAACATTGTACATGAGAATGGCCTTCCGGTTCAGGCCGAAGAACAAACCATACTTGGTAAGGGTACTCCGGACTGGACTCTTGGATGGAATAATACGATCTCCTATAAAAACATAAGTCTCAGTGCCCTCATAGATGTGAATTGGGGCAGACAACTTTATACAGGGACTAATTCCTATGCTTATGGTGCAGGACTTCATGAAAATACTTTGGAAGGTCGTTCAGAGTGTGATGAGGCTGGTGCTCCTTATTCTCCTTGTTTTGTAGCCGATGGAGTTGACATCGATGGAGGACCTAATGAAACAGCGGTGCTTCCTTCGGCCTATTACACCGAAATCGGCAATAATATAACTGAGGAGTTTGTACACGATGCGAACTTCATTAAGCTTCGTCAGCTTCAGATAAGCTATCAATTGCCACAATCTCTGATCGCCCAGATTCCGGTCAGATCAGCAAGTATTTCAGCTACCGGTCGTAATTTGTTTTATATCTATGATTCAGTGCCAAATGTCGATCCGGAATCTTCCATTAACAGAAATAATGCTCAGGGTCTGGAATTGGCCGGTGTCCCGGGGGCACGCTCATACGGATTCAGTATTAACCTCGGATTTTAA
- a CDS encoding family 10 glycosylhydrolase → MDRKHFLKKTGMGMAGFFGGFGITKPLSIRGKSDHYQSKNWVWITESEGTVDEWKSRLEHLKKAGFDAILPQENFDNIIPAAEALDIEVHAWLVSLQRGSDKKVQKEHPEWFMVNRNGESSLEKPAYVDYYKWLCPSRKPVHEYLKEQAQELLQYSEIQSIHLDYIRYPDVILPIDLQPKYDIVQDKEYPQYDYCYCSVCRQKFEEKYGSDPMEIEDPAHHEKWLQFRYDRVTTLVNKLAIMVHEENRELTAAVFPTPDIARNLVRQNWPDWDLDAVLPMMYQNFYDKGIDWIGQAVKECRQELPKTTRLYSGLFVPSLNEEEIAQAFEHAMGAGADGISLFTDTEMEKPDWKNLRRVIRRG, encoded by the coding sequence ATGGACAGAAAACACTTTCTTAAAAAAACAGGAATGGGGATGGCAGGGTTTTTTGGAGGGTTTGGAATAACCAAACCACTATCAATAAGAGGAAAGTCAGACCATTACCAATCAAAAAATTGGGTTTGGATAACCGAATCAGAGGGAACGGTTGATGAGTGGAAAAGTCGGCTCGAGCATTTAAAAAAGGCAGGTTTTGATGCAATTCTACCGCAAGAAAATTTTGATAATATTATTCCTGCAGCTGAGGCTTTGGATATTGAAGTTCACGCATGGCTGGTAAGTTTGCAGCGCGGTAGCGATAAAAAAGTACAAAAAGAGCATCCTGAATGGTTCATGGTTAATCGCAACGGGGAGTCATCACTCGAAAAACCTGCCTACGTTGATTATTACAAATGGCTATGTCCTTCACGTAAGCCGGTTCATGAGTATCTGAAAGAGCAAGCTCAAGAGCTTCTCCAGTACTCCGAAATTCAAAGTATACATCTGGACTATATTCGATATCCTGATGTGATTTTACCCATTGACTTACAGCCCAAGTATGACATTGTGCAGGACAAGGAGTACCCACAATATGACTATTGTTACTGTTCGGTGTGTCGCCAGAAGTTTGAAGAGAAATACGGTAGTGACCCAATGGAGATAGAAGATCCTGCACATCACGAAAAGTGGCTTCAGTTTCGATACGACAGGGTTACAACACTGGTAAACAAGTTGGCTATAATGGTCCATGAGGAGAATCGTGAATTAACAGCAGCAGTCTTCCCCACACCTGATATTGCACGAAATCTGGTTCGCCAAAACTGGCCAGATTGGGATTTAGATGCAGTTCTGCCAATGATGTATCAGAATTTTTATGACAAAGGCATTGATTGGATTGGACAGGCAGTTAAAGAATGTCGGCAGGAACTTCCGAAAACTACTCGTCTATATAGTGGTTTATTCGTCCCTTCTTTAAATGAAGAGGAGATAGCCCAGGCTTTTGAACATGCGATGGGGGCAGGAGCCGATGGAATAAGTCTATTCACTGATACTGAGATGGAGAAGCCGGACTGGAAAAATTTACGACGTGTAATACGCAGGGGATAA
- a CDS encoding carbohydrate-binding family 9-like protein has protein sequence MDKVKSTISFIAVFVFSVSHFFGIANAQHRSPSIEFNPQNYVSVKITDSLKIDGRLEEHSWKKVNWTDSFLDIEGETAEQPRYDTKVKMLWDDQYFYIAANIEEPNLWATLDERDAIIFHENNFEVFIDPDGDTHNYYEFEVNALGTYWDLMLTKPYRDGGKAIDAWDIRDIKVGIDLKGTLNHPSDRDSGWTVELAIPWKALEEAAPEGRKPKSGEFWRVNFSRVEWKIAPQNGEYVKQSDTEDNWTWSPQGLINMHYPEMWGYVLFAEGKDNSQLQIDDALGLKIKEQIKWYLRQLYYQQQEYWDKNGSYTSDFSELNQRELQNDMSSQVDFEQWSEPEIHATDHTFEISIERLKTKNKWYIRENGRVWQEEN, from the coding sequence ATGGATAAGGTAAAAAGTACAATTAGTTTTATTGCCGTTTTTGTATTTAGTGTATCCCATTTCTTTGGTATTGCTAACGCCCAGCATCGAAGCCCATCTATAGAGTTTAATCCCCAAAATTATGTTAGTGTTAAAATAACTGATTCTTTAAAAATTGATGGGCGCTTGGAGGAACACAGTTGGAAAAAGGTGAACTGGACAGATTCTTTTTTAGATATAGAAGGTGAAACAGCAGAGCAACCTCGTTACGATACCAAAGTTAAAATGCTCTGGGATGACCAATACTTCTATATCGCTGCCAACATAGAAGAACCAAACCTGTGGGCTACGCTTGATGAAAGAGATGCGATTATTTTTCACGAAAATAATTTCGAGGTTTTTATAGATCCCGATGGTGATACTCATAATTATTATGAGTTTGAAGTGAACGCCTTGGGCACATATTGGGACCTGATGTTGACCAAGCCATATCGGGATGGAGGCAAAGCAATTGATGCCTGGGATATTAGGGATATAAAAGTAGGAATTGATCTCAAAGGAACATTGAATCATCCTTCAGACCGAGATTCAGGCTGGACAGTTGAGCTGGCTATACCGTGGAAGGCGTTAGAGGAAGCGGCGCCAGAGGGGAGAAAGCCAAAGAGTGGTGAGTTCTGGAGAGTAAACTTTTCCAGGGTAGAATGGAAGATAGCACCCCAGAACGGTGAATATGTGAAACAGAGTGATACTGAAGATAACTGGACGTGGTCGCCGCAGGGACTTATAAACATGCATTATCCGGAAATGTGGGGATACGTACTGTTTGCTGAGGGTAAGGATAATAGTCAGTTGCAAATTGATGATGCTCTCGGATTGAAAATTAAAGAGCAGATAAAGTGGTATTTAAGACAACTTTATTATCAACAACAGGAGTATTGGGATAAGAATGGAAGCTACACATCTGATTTTTCGGAGCTCAATCAAAGGGAATTGCAAAATGATATGAGTTCACAAGTAGATTTTGAACAATGGTCAGAGCCAGAGATCCATGCGACTGATCATACTTTTGAGATAAGTATTGAGCGGTTAAAAACAAAAAATAAGTGGTATATCCGAGAGAACGGACGGGTTTGGCAGGAAGAAAATTGA